The DNA sequence TCGATTTTTTTGACCGGGCATTTGCTGAGGGTCGTAGAGAGTTTCAAAAGCGACGTATTTAGCCGATGACAAAGGTTTAACTGACTTGAGCAGATCTGCCAAGCTAAACCCTACCCATGGAATCACCATCGACCAAGCTTCAACACAGCGTAAACGATAGATACGTTGCTCCAATGCCATTTTGGCCATCACGTCATCAAGATCTAAAGTCACCGGCTTTTCTACTTCGCCATCAATGGTAATACTCCAAGGTGAGGCTTTAAACTGACGACTATTTTTTGCAGGGTCGTCTTTAGCAGTACCAAATTCATAAAAGTTATTATGAGAAATAGCTTTAGATTCGGGGGTTAAAGCATCACTGTGTAAGGGAGGTATATCTGTTTTTTGCAATGCCCTACGTACAATCGCAGCGTTATTATCTTCGTCATCGTCACTACCAAACCATGACGCAGCATGGCTAGCAGTAGACAGTACACTGCCTGCCCCTGCTACCCCTAAGCCTTTGATAATATTACGGCGTTGCTTGAATAAGTTCTCAGGAGTCACCGCTGATTCCGGCTCTTCCCATTCACGTTTAAATTTCAACCACATAGCATCTCCTTTTTGTAACAGACCACACTAGTGCCAAATTAATTTCGTGACTGGCTAATTTCTACTAGCGATCCGCTTGAGGTGTTGATATTCGCCTACGACTGGTACACCGGTAAGATGGCGACGTAACATATCCATGGCAACTGCAGTGGACATGACTCGAACAACAGAACGAGAACGGTTACTCATTAATAATTGCTGACTAATGCAGTGCTCGCCCTCCGCAAGGGTAAAGCACACAGTGCCCACAGGTTTCTCGTCACTGCCACCGCTAGGCCCTGCAATGCCAGTGACTGATAAAGCGATATCTGCATCACTATGTTTGAGCGCACCTAAGGCCATGGCCTGACTAGTCTCAATGGAAACCGCGCCAAACTGTTCGATAACAGATCCAGCAACACCAATACTTTGCTGCTTGGCCAAATTGCTGTAGGTAACAAAGCCACGCTCAACATAAGCAGAGCTCCCCGCCACAGCCACCAACTCAGAGGCCAACATCCCCCCGGTGCACGATTCAGCTAATACCAGTTTTTTGCCGGCGGCGATCATCATCTGCTGTAAGTGCAAAGCCCAATTGGCTTGATCTTCAGTAAATACGTGCTCCGCTAACTCGGTACGTATTTTTTCAATCAGTCGATCAAACTGCTGCGTTTTAGATGGGTAGAACAGCTTCACTTCAATTGAAGGTCTCGCGGAGCGGTAGCCTAGGCGTGCACCTTTAGGTAATTCTAGTTGATCAAAACGGTCACTCAGAGAAGATTCTGACAAGCCAAAGGTATAAAAACGTTTCACTTCGCCATTAGATTCCGGGTTTAAGGCTTGTAATTGAGGTAGCCACTGCTGCATAACCATTTTTTTAAATTCACTAGGCACACCGGGGGTAAACAGTAGCTTGGCGCCAGCATGCTCAACAATGAAGCCACATGCGGTACCGATTGGGTTGTCCACTAATTCAGCCCCTTCAGGCAGCATAGCTTGCTTAAGGTTACTCTCAGGCATCACTATATTTTGTGACTGATACCACTGCTGTAACTGTGCTAACCACGCAGTATTCAACTGCAAAGGTTTTCCGGTGAGGCTGGCTGCTGCTTCGGCACTTAAATCATCAGAGGTTGGCCCTAAACCGCCATTTACCAGCACCCAGTCACTGCGTTGAGCCGCTTGCTTGAGCGCATCTACAATATCATCAAGCTGATCAGCTACCGTTTGTCGACGACTAAAGCCTAAACCCATTTCATTTAAGACTTGACCACACCAGGCGGCATTCGTATCGGCAATGTCGCCTTGAAGGACTTCATCGCCAGTACTTAGCATCTCAATTTTCATGATTGCCTCCTAAGGTTAGTGACTTGCATAGAATTTTTTAACTGCAACCACCAAGCGCTGAATGTCTTGTTGGTTTACATTTAAATGGGTAACAAAGCGCATTGGCGAACCGGCTGTCATTAAAATGCCTTGCTCTGCTAGCTCGGCAGCCAAGGCCACTGATTGCTGCTTTCGACAGCTGGCATAAACAATATTGGTTTGCACCGCGCTGGCATCACATTCAAGCTCTTCAATGCTAGCCAATTGCTCGGCTAAATACCGAGCATTGGCGTGATCATCCGCTAAACGTGCCACATTGTTTTCTAAGACATAGTGGCCCGCCGCGGCAATAATTCCTGCTTGGCGCATACCACCACCGAGCATTTTACGAATGCGCGTTGCCTTAGCGATAAGTTCTTCACTGCCTAACAACAAAGAACCAATCGGCGCACCTAAGCCTTTAGATAAACAAATAGTAAAGCTATCAAAGGGATCGACTAAGTGACGTTCGTCTTGACCGGTTTTTACAATTGCGTTGAAAATTCGAGCGCCATCCAAATGCAATGCTAATTGATGCTCCTCGACAAAGGGGCGAAGACTAGCAACATAGTCCATCGGCAGAACTTTACCACCAATGGTGTTTTCTAAGGATAGTAAGTGGGTCTTAGCAAAATGAAAGTCGTCTGCTTTAATCGCGGCTTTCACCTTATTTAAGCACAAGCTACCATCTGCGTTGTTTTCTACGGGCTGCGGTTGCACACTGCCCAATACCGCAGCGCCCCCGCCTTCATATTTGTAGTTGTGAGCATTTTGACCACAAATATACTCGTCACCGCGCTGGCAATGCGCCATGATGGCCAATAAGTTTGCTTGGGTACCCGAACTGCAAAATAGCGCCGCCTGTTTCCCCATTCGCTCAGCTGCATAGCTTTGTAAGCGATTGACCGTTGGGTCATCACCATAGACGTCATCCCCCACTGCCGCTTTGCTCATTAGCTCGCGCATTGCTGGGGTTGGCTGGGTGACGGTATCACTTCTAAAATCGCTCATTACTCTGCCTCTTGAATATTAGCCTGCAACCATTTCATCGGATCAGGATAGTGAAATTGATAAGCTAAACTCGCTTTTATTTTTTGATTGGTAATCACTTTAGTGCTGCTAGCGCCTTCTACAAAGTTTGGCGGCGCCAGCCCAAGCTGTTCGGCAGCCAAACTATAAAATGCTTGCTTGCTGGGGTGCAGATCAGCACTGGCATTAAATTGTTCGCCCCAAACATCTCGCTTAATGAGTTGGCTAATCAGTCCAATAC is a window from the Agarivorans sp. TSD2052 genome containing:
- the msrP gene encoding protein-methionine-sulfoxide reductase catalytic subunit MsrP, whose product is MWLKFKREWEEPESAVTPENLFKQRRNIIKGLGVAGAGSVLSTASHAASWFGSDDDEDNNAAIVRRALQKTDIPPLHSDALTPESKAISHNNFYEFGTAKDDPAKNSRQFKASPWSITIDGEVEKPVTLDLDDVMAKMALEQRIYRLRCVEAWSMVIPWVGFSLADLLKSVKPLSSAKYVAFETLYDPQQMPGQKNRFLGGGISYPYVEGLRLDEAMNPLSFMAVGMYGKTLPAQNGAPLRLVVPWKYGFKSIKSIVRIHFSATQPPTTWNLLGPHEYGFYANVNPQVDHPRWSQASERRIDDAGLLGRKRIDTQMFNGYGDQVAHLYKDMDLRRFY
- a CDS encoding CinA family nicotinamide mononucleotide deamidase-related protein, producing MKIEMLSTGDEVLQGDIADTNAAWCGQVLNEMGLGFSRRQTVADQLDDIVDALKQAAQRSDWVLVNGGLGPTSDDLSAEAAASLTGKPLQLNTAWLAQLQQWYQSQNIVMPESNLKQAMLPEGAELVDNPIGTACGFIVEHAGAKLLFTPGVPSEFKKMVMQQWLPQLQALNPESNGEVKRFYTFGLSESSLSDRFDQLELPKGARLGYRSARPSIEVKLFYPSKTQQFDRLIEKIRTELAEHVFTEDQANWALHLQQMMIAAGKKLVLAESCTGGMLASELVAVAGSSAYVERGFVTYSNLAKQQSIGVAGSVIEQFGAVSIETSQAMALGALKHSDADIALSVTGIAGPSGGSDEKPVGTVCFTLAEGEHCISQQLLMSNRSRSVVRVMSTAVAMDMLRRHLTGVPVVGEYQHLKRIASRN
- the ltaE gene encoding low-specificity L-threonine aldolase — translated: MSDFRSDTVTQPTPAMRELMSKAAVGDDVYGDDPTVNRLQSYAAERMGKQAALFCSSGTQANLLAIMAHCQRGDEYICGQNAHNYKYEGGGAAVLGSVQPQPVENNADGSLCLNKVKAAIKADDFHFAKTHLLSLENTIGGKVLPMDYVASLRPFVEEHQLALHLDGARIFNAIVKTGQDERHLVDPFDSFTICLSKGLGAPIGSLLLGSEELIAKATRIRKMLGGGMRQAGIIAAAGHYVLENNVARLADDHANARYLAEQLASIEELECDASAVQTNIVYASCRKQQSVALAAELAEQGILMTAGSPMRFVTHLNVNQQDIQRLVVAVKKFYASH